From the genome of Burkholderia pyrrocinia:
GGTCAGCGATTTCGTGATCGTCGATCGCGGCGGCCCGCAGCCGAACTGCGACGAGATCCCGCTCGACCGCGCGTGGGCGCTCGAGTTCGAGCCGGCCTGCGCGAGCACGGCCTGACGCTGCGCGCAGCCGGGGTCCGGTTCCGGGCACCGGTTTCGCGCGAGCGCCGAAGGGTTTTCGTAAGCGTTCCGAACCGGCCCGCGCGCGGCGCGCGGCACTATCCCGAAAAGAACACGGCCCGGGCGGCGAGATGCCGGCCGGGCCGTGCTTCGTGCGCGGGTGGCGCGATTCAGTGCTTGCGGTGCGGGCAGTTCTCGGTCGTGCAGGAACCGTACATCGCGAGCGAGTGCTCCTGGAGCCGGAAGCCGCGCTCCTTCGCGATCGCCTGCTGGCGGCCTTCGATCTCGGCGTCGAAGAATTCCTCGACGCGGCCGCAATCGAGGCACACGAGGTGGTCGTGGTGCGAGCCCTCGTTCAGTTCGAACACGGCCTTGCCGGATTCGAAGTTGCTGCGCGTGAGCAGGCCGGCCTGCTCGAACTGCGTCAGCACGCGGTAGACCGTGGCGAGCCCGATGTCGAGCTGCTCGTTGAGCAGGTTCCGGTAGACGTCTTCGGCCGTCAGGTGCCGCACGGGGCTTTGCTGGAAAATCTCGAGAATCTTGAGGCGCGGTAGGGTGGCCTTTAGCCCGATATTCTTGAGATCCGTCGGATTGGTCATGGCTAGGCATCCCTAGAGTACAATGCAGGGCTTCAATGTTACCGGCTTTTCGCCGTTCCAGATACACGCGCGGCCTGCAACGCGGGCCAGCACGGTGAAGGAAATGATCCCAGAAACGCTTTCGCACTTTCAGAGGAGTCGCATGCGGAGTGCCATCATCGCTGCCGCCGCCGTTGCGGCGCTGGCTGGTTGTTCGTCGTACGACAGCGTGACGCAGCGCATCGCGCAGAGCATCACGCCCTATCGGATCACCGTCGTGCAGGGCAACTTCGTGTCGCAGGAGAAGGCCGCACAACTGCAGGTCGGCATGACGCGCGAGCAGGTGCGCGCGTTGCTCGGCACGCCGCTGCTGGCGGACATGTTCCACGCCGACCGCTGGGATTACCTCTTCTACTTCAAGCGCGGCTCGACGGCGATCGTCCAGCAGCGCGATCTCGTCGTGACCTTCGCGGGCGATCGCCTCGCGGGCTGGACCGGCGCCGACAACCTGCCGTCCGAGCTCGACCTGCTGGCCGACATCGACGGCGACCGCGGCGGCCGGAAGGCGAAGGCGGCCGCGGCGGCGAAGGCCGCTTCCGAGGCTGCTGCCGCGCGTGCTGCGCAAGCGGCGAGCGCGCCTGCGCCGGAGGCTGTCGCCAGCCCGTCCGCCGTGCCGGCGTCCGGCGCGGTGGTCGACCAGGATGCGAACGCGCAGGCCGCACGCGTGGCGAACCGCGCGACCAACCAGGTGTCGGGTCAGGGCTCGAGCGCGCGCCGCTTCACGCCGTCCACGCAGGCTGCCGGCGGTGCGCCGGTGCCGGGCGGCCAGCCGCCGGGCGCGGTGCCGGCGATCCAGCCGCAGTTCCAGTTCCATCGTCCGCCGCAGCCGAACGTGTCGAGCGAGGCGTCGCCGCCGGTCGGCCCGCAAGGCTCGGACACGCTGCAGAACCAGCCGATCACCGCGCCGGCCCAGTCGCAGTAAGCGGCCGGCATGCGGAAACGGGGCGGCTCGCGCCGCCCGCCTTTAGACCTGTCGTGTAGAAAGCCATGAAGATTGCGATTGCCGGCGCATCGGGCCGAATGGGCCGGATGCTGATCGAAGCCGTTCTCAACGATTCCGACGCACAGCTCGTCGGCGCGCTCGATCGCGCCGATTCGCCGTTCCTCGGCCAGGACGCCGGCGCGTTCCTCGGCAAGGAAACCGGGATCAAGCTGACCGACGACCTCGACGCCGTGTTCGCGCAGGCCGACTACCTGATCGATTTCACGCGTCCGGAAGGCACGATCGCGCACATCGAGGCCGCGCTGCGCCACGACGTGAAGCTCGTGATCGGCACGACCGGCTTCACCGCCGAGCAAAAGGCCGAACTGCAGGCCGCGGCCGGCAAGATCGGCATCGTGTTCGCGGCGAACATGAGCGTCGGCGTGAACGTCACGCTGAAGCTGCTCGAATTCGCGGCAAAGCATTTCTCGCACGGCTACGACATCGAGATCATCGAGGCGCATCACCGCCACAAGGTCGACGCACCGTCGGGCACCGCGCTGATGATGGGCGAAGCCGTCGCCGGCGCGCTCGGGCGCTCGCTCGACGAATGCGCGGTGTACGGCCGCCACGGCGTGACGGGCGAACGCGATCCGTCGTCGATCGGCTTTGCCGCGGTGCGCGGCGGCGACATCGTCGGCGATCACACGGTGCTGTTCGCCGGGATCGGCGAGCGCATCGAGATCACGCACAAGTCGTCGAGCCGCGTGTCGTATGCGCAGGGCGCGCTGCGTGCGGTCCGCTTCCTGTCGGCGCGCGGCGCCGGCCTGTTCGACATGCAGGACGTGCTCGGCCTGCGCTGACACAACGGGGAAACTCCGATGGCGATTCCCACCGGCGTTGTCCACTACCTCGAAAGCGGCGATGCGATCACGCATGCCGTTGCGTATGTGCTGCTGGCGATGTCCGTCGCCAGCTGGTGCTTCCTCTTCATGAAAGCCTGGCTGCTGGTCCGTGCGAAGCGGCAGGGGCCGCGTGCGCTCGCCGCGTTCTGGCGTGCGCCGTCGCTCGATGCGGGCATTGCCGCGCTCGCCGGCGCCGACCGCGAGCGTGTGTTCGTGCCGCTCGCCGAAGCCGCGCGCGACGCGGCCGACGACCACGACCCGGCCGCGCTGGCCGCGCGCGTCGAGCGCAGCGAACGCGTGCTGCGCGCGTTGCGCCACGCGATGCTGCGCTCGCAGCGGCGTCTCGAATTCGGCCAGGTGCTGCTCGCGTCGATCGGCAGTACCGCGCCGTTCGTCGGGCTGCTCGGCACCGTGTGGGGCATCTACCACGCGCTCGGCAGCATTGCCGCGAGCGGGCAGGCGCAGATCGAGAACGTCGCGGGGCCGGTCGGCGAGGCGCTGATCATGACCGCGTTCGGGCTCGTCGTCGCGATTCCGGCCGTGCTGGCCTACAACATCCTCGGGCGGCTCGTGCGGCAGCTCGCCGAGGAACTCGACGGCTTCGCGCGCGACCTGCACGTATCCGTGTGCGCGCAGGACGCCTGACGCGCCGGCCCGGGAGGAACGACCATGGCATTCGGCGGACTCGAGCACCACAAGACCTCCGCGCCGATGGCGGAGATCAACATGACGCCGCTGATCGACGTGATGCTCGTGCTGCTCGTCATCTTCATCATTACCGCGCCGCTGATGACGCACGCGATCCGGCTCGACCTGCCGAAGGTCGCGGCCAGCGTCGCGCGCGACACGCCGCAATCCGTCACGCTGTCGATCGACGACGCGGGCAAGCTGTACTGGGACGACGCGCCGGTTGCGCTCGACGCGCTGCCCGCGCGCTTCCGGGCCGCCGCCGCGGGCGGCTCGCCCCCCGAGCTGCGGCTGCGCGCGTCGCGTGCGACGCGTTACGACGTGATCGCGCAGGTGATGGGCGCCGCGCAGGCCGCGGGCCTCGCGCGGATCGGCTTCGTGACCGACGTGCCGCCGCAGGCGGGCGGTTCCGTTGCGCCGTCTGCGGTGCCGGCGAACCGCTGAGCGGATCTTCCGGCCGGTCCGCGCCTACCGCGGGATCGGCCGTAAGCCGCAAGACCGGCCGAATGGGCCGGCGCGGGCGGTATAATCAACGTTTTTCCCGGTTGGCAGGCTTTTTCAGGTAACCCGGAATTTTCCAGGCTACCCGGGCATGCTGCGGGTTACCCGGAAAATGCCCGGAAACCGTGAACAGGTCCGGCAACAGCGAGCCTGCATGTCCGCCGGGCCAGCATGATTTTCGATCCACACCTGCGCGCGAGCCGTCGCGCCGCTTAAAGCCTAGTCCGAACCACACCATGCACGAGAGATACGTACCCGCCGACGTCGAAGCCGCCGCCCAGGGCGACTGGCGCGCAGCCGATGCCTACAAGACGAAGGAAGATTCGCAGAAGCCGAAGTTCTACTGCGTGTCGATGCTGCCGTACCCGTCCGGCAAGCTGCACATGGGTCACGTGCGCAACTACACGATCAACGACGTGATGTACCGCTATCTGCGGATGAACGGCTACAACACGCTGATGCCGATGGGCTGGGACGCGTTCGGGATGCCGGCCGAAAACGCCGCGATGGCGAACGGCGTGCCGCCCGCGAAGTGGACCTACGACAACATCGACTACATGAAGGGCCAGATGCAGTCGATGGGCCTCGCGATCGACTGGTCGCGCGAGATCGCGACGTGCAAGCCCGACTACTACAAGTGGAACCAGTGGCTGTTCCTGAAGATGCTCGAGAAGGGCATCGCGTACAAGAAGACGGGCACCGTGAACTGGGATCCGGTCGACCAGACCGTGCTCGCGAACGAGCAGGTGATCGACGGCCGCGGCTGGCGTTCGGGCGCGCTCGTCGAAAAGCGCGAGATCCCGATGTACTACCTGCGGATCACGCAGTACGCGGATGAGCTGCTGAACGATCTCGACGGCCTCGGCTGGCCCGAGCGCGTGAAGATCATGCAGCAGAACTGGATCGGCAAGAGCTTCGGCGTGAACTTCGGCTTCCCGTACGAACTCGACGGCGAGAAGAAGCTGCTGCGCGTGTTCACGACGCGCGCCGACACGATCATGGGCGTCACGTTCTGCGCGGTCGCGGCCGAGCACCCGCTCGCCACGCGCCTTGCACAGGACAAGCCCGAGCTGCTGGCGTTCATCGACGAATGCAAGCGCGGCGGCGTCGCCGAGGCCGACGTCGCGACGATGGAGAAGAAGGGCGTCGCGACGGGCTTCTCGGTCACGCATCCGCTGACGGGCGAGCCCGTCGAGGTGTGGATCGGCAACTACGTGCTGATGAGCTATGGCGAAGGCGCGGTGATGGGCGTGCCCGCGCACGACGAGCGCGACTTCGCGTTCGCGAAGAAATACGACCTGCCGATCAAGCAGGTGATCGCGGCCGAAGGCCAGACGTACTCGCTCGACGCGTGGCAGGAGTGGTACGGCGACAAGGAAGTCGCGGCCTGCGTGAACAGCGGCAAGTACGACGGTCTCGCATACGGCGCGGCGGTCGACGCGATCGCAGCCGACCTGAAGGCCGGCGGTTTCGGCGACAAGCAGGTCACGTGGCGCCTGCGCGACTGGGGCGTATCGCGCCAGCGCTACTGGGGCACGCCGATCCCGATCATCCACTGCCCGTCGTGCGGCGACGTGCCGGTGCCGGAGAAGGATCTGCCCGTCGTGCTGCCGGAAGACCTCGTGCCGGACGGCTCGGGCAATCCGCTCGCGAAGTCGGAAGCGTTCCTGAACTGCGCGTGCCCGAAGTGCGGCGCGGCCGCGAAGCGCGAAACCGACACGATGGATACCTTCGTCGATTCGTCGTGGTACTTCTCGCGCTACACGGCGCCGGACGCCGAGACGATGGTCGACGCGCGCACCGATTACTGGATGCCGATGGATCAATACATCGGCGGCATCGAGCACGCGATCCTGCACCTGCTGTATTCGCGCTTCTGGACCAAGGTGATGCGCGACCTCGGCCTCGTGAAGTTCGGCGAGCCGGCGAAGAACCTGCTCACGCAGGGGATGGTGCTGAACGAGACGTTCTACCGCGAAGACGCATCGGGCAAGAAGACCTGGTACAACCCGGCCGACGTGACGGTCACGCACGACGACAAGGGGCGCCCGGTCGGCGCGACGCTGAACACGGACGGCCAGCCGGTCGTGCTCGGCGGCATCGAGAAGATGTCGAAGTCGAAGAACAACGGCGTCGATCCGCAGGTGCTGATCGACCTGTACGGCGCCGATACCGCGCGCCTGTTCACGATGTTCGCCGCGCCGCCCGAGCAGCAGCTCGAGTGGTCGGGCGCGGGCGTCGAGGGCGCGAGCCGTTTCCTGCGCCGCGTGTGGAGCTTCGGCCATGCGAACCGCGAAGCGCTCGCCGCACGCGCGGGCTTCGATGCGGCCGCGCTCGGCGAGGCCGACAAGGCGCTGCGCCGCGAGATCTACAGCGTGCTGAAGCAGGCCGATTTCGACTACCAGCGCCTGCAGTACAACACGGTCGTGTCGGCCGCGATGAAGATGCTGAACGCGGTCGACGGCGCGAAGGGCGCGACGCCCGGCGTGCTGCGCGAAACGTACGGCGTGCTGCTGCGCGTGCTGTACCCGGTCGTGCCGCACGTCACGTTCGAGCTGTGGAAGGCGCTCGGCTACGCGGACGAATTCGGCCCGCTGCTCGACGCACCGTGGCCGAAGGTCGACGAGGCTGCGCTCGAGCAGGCCGAGATCGAACTCGTGCTGCAGGTGAACGGCAAGGTGCGCGGCGCGCTGAAGGTCGCGAAGGACGCGAGCCGCGAGGCGATCGAAGCCGCGGCGGTGGCCGACGACGCGTTCGCGAAGTTCAGCGACGGCAAGCCGGCGAAGAAGATCGTCGTCGTGCCGGGCCGCCTCGTGAACATCGTCGTCTGACGGCCGCCGGCCGTCGGACGTACCCAGAAGGAGCGAAGGTGATCCGCAGATCGTTTTTGATGCTCGTCGGCAGCGCGGTGGCGCTGTCGGCATGCGGCTTCCAGTTGCGCGGCCAGCAGGACTATGCGTTCAAGCACCTGCTGGTGGCCGGCGCGCCGGCACCCGTCGAGGCGCGGCTGACGCGCCTCGTCGAGGCCGGCAGCGACACGAAGATCGTCAAGTCGGCGGACGACGCCGACGCCGTGCTGCGCATGTGGGAGTCGCGCGGGCAGAACACGCTGACGCTCAACAAGTACGGTTCGGCGCAGGAATACGCGCTGTTCTATACGCTGAACTACACGCTGACGAGCAAGGACGGCACCGTGCTGATCCCGCCGAGCGCGATCGCGCTGAACCGCGCGATGACGTACAGCGACCAGTACACGAACGCGAAGGCGCAGGAAGCCGACATCCTGTACGGCGACATGCAGAACGATGCGGTCGACCAGTTGATGCGGCGTCTCGCGATCGTCCACTCGCTGACGCCGGCGCCGGAGGACGTGGTGCCGGGCGTCTCGCCGCGTGCGCCGCTGCCGCCGCCGCCGCTCTGATCGACGGCGCACGCACCGATGCAATTGCGACTTGATGCGCTGGAGCCGCACCTCGCGAAGGGGTTGGCCGGGCTCTATACCGTCTACGGCGACGAGCCGCTGCTCGCGCAGGAAGCGTGCGACCGCATTCGTGCGGCTGCGCGCGCGGCCGGCTTTACCGAGCGGTCGGTGCATACGGTCGAGCGCGGCTTCGACTGGAGCGTGCTGCTCGGCGCGACCCAGGCGATGTCGCTGTTCGGCGAGCGCCAGCTGATCGAGCTGCGCATTCCGTCGGGCAAGCCCGGCAAGGAAGGCGCCGACGCGCTGAAGACGCTCGCAGCCACGCCCAATCCCGATGCGCTGATGCTCGTCACGCTGCCGCGTCTCGACGCGGCCACGCAGAAATCCGCGTGGTTTACCGCGCTGCAGAACGGCGGCGTCGCACTGAAGATCGATCCGGTCGACCGCGCGCAGCTGCCGAACTGGATCGGCCAGCGTCTGTCGATGCAGGGCCAGCGCGTCGCGGCCGGCGACGATGGGCGGCGCGCGTTGCAGTTCATCGCGGAGCGCGTCGAAGGCAACCTGCTCGCCGCGCACCAGGAAATACAGAAGCTCGGGCTGCTGTATCCGCAGGGCGCGCTGTCGTTCGAGCAGGTACACGATGCGGTGCTGAACGTCGCACGATACGACGTGTTCAAGCTGAACGAAGCGATGCTCGCCGGCGACGCCGCGCGGCTCGCGCGGATGATCGACGGGCTGAAGGGTGAGGGCGAGGCGATCGTGCTCGTGATGTGGGCCGTCGTCGAGGAGTTGCGCACGCTGCTGCGGATCAAGCGCGGCGCGACGGCCGGCAAGCCGCTGGCGACGCTGCTGCGCGAGAATCGTGTGTGGGGCCCGCGCGAGCGGCTGATCGGTCCCGCGCTGAACCGCGTGTCGGAACCCGTGCTCGAGAAGGCGCTCGCGTTCGCCGCGAAGCTCGACCGGCAGGTCAAGGGGCTCACGGCCGTCGTGCCGGGCCGCCGCACGCAGGACGAACCGCCGCCCGATCCGTGGGACGGCCTGTTCCAGCTCGCGATGACGGTCGCGGGCGCGCGCGGCGAGCGACCGCCGACCGCGGGTCGCGTGCGACGCTAAGCCCCGTTCGGGCCTTCAGCGCACGCCGCGCAACCCGCTTACAATGCTTCGATAGTCGGGGCGGCTTTCCGGCCGGCGCGCCGCGGATGGCCGCACCGCACGGATGGCCGCCCCACGCTTCCCCACGAATTCATGCCGCCCAGCGCGGCTCGCTTCTCGAGTCACACGATGGATATCGATCAGTACATGACCGACCTGGGCCGTCGCGCCCGGCACGCTTCCCGCGCGATGGCGCGCGCCAGCACGGCTGCGAAGAACGCGGCGCTCGACGCCGTGGCCCGCGCAATCGAACGCGACGCGCAGGCGCTGAAGGACGCGAATGCGCGCGACGTCGCCCGCGCCCGTGAAAAAGGACTCGATGAGGCGTTCGTCGACCGCCTGACGCTGTCCGACAAGGCGCTGAAGACGATGGTCGAAGGCCTGCGCCAGGTTGCGTCGCTGGCCGATCCGATCGGCGAGATCGGCAACCTCAAGTACCGCCCGAGCGGGATCCAGGTCGGCCAGATGCGCGTGCCGCTCGGTGTGATCGGCATCATCTACGAATCGCGCCCGAACGTGACGATCGACGCAGCCGCACTGTGCCTGAAGTCGGGCAACGCGACGATCCTGCGCGGCGGCTCCGAAGCGCTCGAATCGAACACGGCGCTCGCGAAGCTGATCGGCGAAGGTCTCGAGGCAGCCGGCCTGCCGCAGGACGCGGTGCAGGTCGTCGCGACGGCCGATCGCGCGGCGGTCGGCAAGCTGATCACGATGACCGAATACGTCGACGTGATCGTGCCGCGCGGCGGCAAGAGCCTGATCGAGCGCCTGATCAACGAGGCGCGCGTGCCGATGATCAAGCACCTCGACGGCATTTGCCACGTGTACGTCGACGATCGCGCCGATCTCGACAAGGCGCTCACCGTCTGCGACAACGCGAAGACGCACCGCTACGGCACCTGCAACACGATGGAGACGCTGCTCGTCGAGAGCGGCATCGCAGCGAAGCTGCTGCCGCCGCTCGGCAAGCTGTATCGCGACAAGCAGGTCGAGCTGCGCGTCGATGCGGCCGCGCGCGCGGTGCTCGCCGATGCGGGCGTTGGCCCGCTCGTCGATGCGACCGAGGAGGACTGGCACACCGAATATCTCGCGCCGGTGCTCGCGATCAAGGTCGTCGACGGCCTCGACGCCGCGATCGAGCACATCAACCATTACGGCTCGCATCACACGGATGCGATCGTCACCGAGGATCACGACCGCGCGATGCGTTTCCTGCGCGAGGTCGATTCGGCGAGCGTGATGGTCAACGCGTCGACGCGCTTCGCGGACGGCTTCGAATTCGGCCTCGGCGCGGAAATCGGCATCTCGAACGACAAGCTTCACGCACGCGGCCCCGTGGGCCTGGAAGGGCTGACGTCGCTGAAGTACGTCGTGCTCGGACACGGCGAAGGCCGCCAGTAAAGCGAGGCGCACAACCGATGGCAATGCTCTGGGTCAAGACGTTCCATATCGTTCTGATCGCCGCGTGGTTCGCGGGGCTGTTCTACCTGCCGCGCATCTACGTGAACCTGGCCATGGAAACCGATCCGGCCGCCGTGCGACGCCTGCTGCTGATGGCGCGCAAGCTGTTCCGCTTCATGACGATGATCGCGGTGCCGGCGCTGGCCTGCGGGCTGTGGCTCTGGCTCGTGATCGGCATCGGGCAGGGGCAGGGCTGGATCCATGCGAAGGTGACGGTCGTGCTGCTGCTCGTCATCTACCACGCGTACTGCGGGCACCTGCTGCGGGTGTTCGAGCGTGGCGAGAACCGCCGCACCGACAAGTGGTATCGCGTGTTCAACGAGCTGCCGGTGCTCGGCATGCTCGCGGCGGTCGCGCTGGTCGTGATCAAGCCGTTCTGAGGTTCTGAGCGGCGCGGCCGGCGAGGCTGCCGCCGCCGATCCACGCGCAACGGCGCCCTGCGGGGCGCCGTTTGTCGTTTACACGTGGTTCTTTTTCAATCCTTCGCGCCGTCGTCGATCCGCCGGCGCGTGATCGCTTCCTTCGCGCGGCCGACCCGCTCCATCAGCGCGGGGCCGCGCGACAGCGCGACGCCGACCGCGAGGATGTCGCCGATCGCGAGATGCGACATCCGCGACGTCATCGGCGAGAACACGTCCGTTTCCTCTGCGACGTTCGACGCGAGGCTCACCGACGCAAGCTTCGCGAGCGGCGAATGGCTCTGCGTGATCGCGACGACTTTCGCGCCGCACGCGAGCGCGGAGCGCGCGGCGTCGACGATGTCGCGGGTGCGGCCGGTGTTCGAGATCGCGACGACGACGTCGTGCGGCCCGAGCAGCGCCGACGACATCGAGAACGTGTGCGGATCCGAATACGCGACGCTCGGCACGCCGAGCCGGAAGAACTTGTGCTGGATGTCCTGCGCGGCGATACCCGAGCCGCCGGCGCCGTAGAACTCGATCCGCGACGCGTTCGACAGCAGCGCGATCGCATCGGCGACGCTGCCCGCGGACAGGCTGTTGCGCACCTCGATCAGCGCACCGATCGTGCGGTCGAACACCTTGCCGATGATGCCGGGCGCCGGTTCGTCGGGCTCGACGTCGCGATACACCGACGACACGCCCGGCGCGACGCTCTGCGCGAGCCGGATCTTGAATTCGCGAAAGCCGCTGCAGCCGAGCGCCTGGCAGAAGCGCGCGATCGTCGGCTGGCTGACGCCCGCGCGCGTCGACAGCTCGGTCATCGCGAGGTCGAGCACCTCGCGCGGCGCGGCGAGGATGTAGTCGGCGAGCTTGCGCTCGGACGGGCGCAACTCGGCGCGGATCGCTTCAATGCGAGGGAGCATGGGACGGCACGTGGAAATCGGGTTCGGATGAGCGAGTGTATCGCAATCGAATTGTAGAAAATCTACATGTAAATACTAGCGTTATCGTGATGCTTTTGGCGTAGCGATGGGGGTGGTGGTTAGGGTTTTCACTAGGTGAAGCCATGCTGGTGGCGGGAATAAGGGTTTCGCGTGAATCGATCTGCATTGCATGCTTGTAGTTTTTCTACTAGACTGCCTTCGTTCAGTCGATGCATTCGACCGTCCCCACGATTCCAACCGCCGGTGTCGGCCGGCATACAGGAGCGCCCAGCATGACGTCGCTGCACCCCACTCTGGCGAAGGTCACCGAACGCGTGATCGCCCGCAGCCAATCGACCCGTTCCGCCTATCTGCAGCGCATCGATGGCGCGCAGGGCAAGTTCCCGGCGCGCGGCGCGCTGTCCTGCGCGAACCTCGCGCACGGCTTCGCGGGCCTCGAGGGCAGCGACAAGTTCGCGATCAAGACGATCCGCGAGCCGAACATCGGCATCGTGTCCTCGTACAACGAGATGCTGTCCGCGCATGCCCCGTACAAGGATTTCCCCGACATCATCAAGGTCGCCGCGCGCGAGAACGGCGGTGTCGCGCAGTTCGCGGGCGGCGTGCCGGCGATGTGCGACGGCGTCACGCAGGGCAACCCGGGGATGGAGCTGTCGCTGTTCTCGCGCGAGGCGATCGCGATGGGCACGGCGATCGCGCTCACGCACAACATGTTCGACGCGGCGCTGTGCCTCGGCATCTGCGACAAGATCGTGCCGGGCCTCCTGATCGGCGCGCTGCAGTTCGGTCACCTGCCGACGATCTTCGTGCCGGCCGGCCCGATGACGAGCGGCCTGTCGAATGACGACAAGGCGAAGATCCGCCAGCAGTTCGCGACCGGCCAGGTCGGCCGCGACGCGCTGCTCGAAGCCGAATCGGCCGCATATCACGGCCACGGCACCTGCACGTTCTACGGCACCGCGAACAGCAACCAGATGCTGATGGAGCTGATGGGCCTGCACCTGCCGGGTTCGGCGTTCGTCCATCCGCACACGCCGCTGCGCACCGCGCTGACGGCCGAGGCCGCGCGCCGCGTGCTCGACCTGACCGTCGAGCGCGGCCACTACACGCCGATCGGCCATGTGATCGACGAGAAGGCGATCGTCAACGGGATCGTCGCGCTGCTCGCGACGGGCGGCTCGACCAACCACACGCTGCACCTCGTCGCGA
Proteins encoded in this window:
- the fur gene encoding ferric iron uptake transcriptional regulator; the protein is MTNPTDLKNIGLKATLPRLKILEIFQQSPVRHLTAEDVYRNLLNEQLDIGLATVYRVLTQFEQAGLLTRSNFESGKAVFELNEGSHHDHLVCLDCGRVEEFFDAEIEGRQQAIAKERGFRLQEHSLAMYGSCTTENCPHRKH
- the leuS gene encoding leucine--tRNA ligase encodes the protein MHERYVPADVEAAAQGDWRAADAYKTKEDSQKPKFYCVSMLPYPSGKLHMGHVRNYTINDVMYRYLRMNGYNTLMPMGWDAFGMPAENAAMANGVPPAKWTYDNIDYMKGQMQSMGLAIDWSREIATCKPDYYKWNQWLFLKMLEKGIAYKKTGTVNWDPVDQTVLANEQVIDGRGWRSGALVEKREIPMYYLRITQYADELLNDLDGLGWPERVKIMQQNWIGKSFGVNFGFPYELDGEKKLLRVFTTRADTIMGVTFCAVAAEHPLATRLAQDKPELLAFIDECKRGGVAEADVATMEKKGVATGFSVTHPLTGEPVEVWIGNYVLMSYGEGAVMGVPAHDERDFAFAKKYDLPIKQVIAAEGQTYSLDAWQEWYGDKEVAACVNSGKYDGLAYGAAVDAIAADLKAGGFGDKQVTWRLRDWGVSRQRYWGTPIPIIHCPSCGDVPVPEKDLPVVLPEDLVPDGSGNPLAKSEAFLNCACPKCGAAAKRETDTMDTFVDSSWYFSRYTAPDAETMVDARTDYWMPMDQYIGGIEHAILHLLYSRFWTKVMRDLGLVKFGEPAKNLLTQGMVLNETFYREDASGKKTWYNPADVTVTHDDKGRPVGATLNTDGQPVVLGGIEKMSKSKNNGVDPQVLIDLYGADTARLFTMFAAPPEQQLEWSGAGVEGASRFLRRVWSFGHANREALAARAGFDAAALGEADKALRREIYSVLKQADFDYQRLQYNTVVSAAMKMLNAVDGAKGATPGVLRETYGVLLRVLYPVVPHVTFELWKALGYADEFGPLLDAPWPKVDEAALEQAEIELVLQVNGKVRGALKVAKDASREAIEAAAVADDAFAKFSDGKPAKKIVVVPGRLVNIVV
- the holA gene encoding DNA polymerase III subunit delta, whose translation is MQLRLDALEPHLAKGLAGLYTVYGDEPLLAQEACDRIRAAARAAGFTERSVHTVERGFDWSVLLGATQAMSLFGERQLIELRIPSGKPGKEGADALKTLAATPNPDALMLVTLPRLDAATQKSAWFTALQNGGVALKIDPVDRAQLPNWIGQRLSMQGQRVAAGDDGRRALQFIAERVEGNLLAAHQEIQKLGLLYPQGALSFEQVHDAVLNVARYDVFKLNEAMLAGDAARLARMIDGLKGEGEAIVLVMWAVVEELRTLLRIKRGATAGKPLATLLRENRVWGPRERLIGPALNRVSEPVLEKALAFAAKLDRQVKGLTAVVPGRRTQDEPPPDPWDGLFQLAMTVAGARGERPPTAGRVRR
- a CDS encoding MotA/TolQ/ExbB proton channel family protein translates to MAIPTGVVHYLESGDAITHAVAYVLLAMSVASWCFLFMKAWLLVRAKRQGPRALAAFWRAPSLDAGIAALAGADRERVFVPLAEAARDAADDHDPAALAARVERSERVLRALRHAMLRSQRRLEFGQVLLASIGSTAPFVGLLGTVWGIYHALGSIAASGQAQIENVAGPVGEALIMTAFGLVVAIPAVLAYNILGRLVRQLAEELDGFARDLHVSVCAQDA
- the lptE gene encoding LPS assembly lipoprotein LptE, with the translated sequence MIRRSFLMLVGSAVALSACGFQLRGQQDYAFKHLLVAGAPAPVEARLTRLVEAGSDTKIVKSADDADAVLRMWESRGQNTLTLNKYGSAQEYALFYTLNYTLTSKDGTVLIPPSAIALNRAMTYSDQYTNAKAQEADILYGDMQNDAVDQLMRRLAIVHSLTPAPEDVVPGVSPRAPLPPPPL
- the dapB gene encoding 4-hydroxy-tetrahydrodipicolinate reductase, whose protein sequence is MKIAIAGASGRMGRMLIEAVLNDSDAQLVGALDRADSPFLGQDAGAFLGKETGIKLTDDLDAVFAQADYLIDFTRPEGTIAHIEAALRHDVKLVIGTTGFTAEQKAELQAAAGKIGIVFAANMSVGVNVTLKLLEFAAKHFSHGYDIEIIEAHHRHKVDAPSGTALMMGEAVAGALGRSLDECAVYGRHGVTGERDPSSIGFAAVRGGDIVGDHTVLFAGIGERIEITHKSSSRVSYAQGALRAVRFLSARGAGLFDMQDVLGLR
- a CDS encoding glutamate-5-semialdehyde dehydrogenase, which translates into the protein MDIDQYMTDLGRRARHASRAMARASTAAKNAALDAVARAIERDAQALKDANARDVARAREKGLDEAFVDRLTLSDKALKTMVEGLRQVASLADPIGEIGNLKYRPSGIQVGQMRVPLGVIGIIYESRPNVTIDAAALCLKSGNATILRGGSEALESNTALAKLIGEGLEAAGLPQDAVQVVATADRAAVGKLITMTEYVDVIVPRGGKSLIERLINEARVPMIKHLDGICHVYVDDRADLDKALTVCDNAKTHRYGTCNTMETLLVESGIAAKLLPPLGKLYRDKQVELRVDAAARAVLADAGVGPLVDATEEDWHTEYLAPVLAIKVVDGLDAAIEHINHYGSHHTDAIVTEDHDRAMRFLREVDSASVMVNASTRFADGFEFGLGAEIGISNDKLHARGPVGLEGLTSLKYVVLGHGEGRQ
- the bamE gene encoding outer membrane protein assembly factor BamE; its protein translation is MRSAIIAAAAVAALAGCSSYDSVTQRIAQSITPYRITVVQGNFVSQEKAAQLQVGMTREQVRALLGTPLLADMFHADRWDYLFYFKRGSTAIVQQRDLVVTFAGDRLAGWTGADNLPSELDLLADIDGDRGGRKAKAAAAAKAASEAAAARAAQAASAPAPEAVASPSAVPASGAVVDQDANAQAARVANRATNQVSGQGSSARRFTPSTQAAGGAPVPGGQPPGAVPAIQPQFQFHRPPQPNVSSEASPPVGPQGSDTLQNQPITAPAQSQ
- a CDS encoding ExbD/TolR family protein, with the protein product MAFGGLEHHKTSAPMAEINMTPLIDVMLVLLVIFIITAPLMTHAIRLDLPKVAASVARDTPQSVTLSIDDAGKLYWDDAPVALDALPARFRAAAAGGSPPELRLRASRATRYDVIAQVMGAAQAAGLARIGFVTDVPPQAGGSVAPSAVPANR